The Daphnia carinata strain CSIRO-1 chromosome 2, CSIRO_AGI_Dcar_HiC_V3, whole genome shotgun sequence genome has a segment encoding these proteins:
- the LOC130685867 gene encoding uncharacterized protein LOC130685867 isoform X1, with protein MRPGNTSAAGNCHRSLGAGRKTVNVKTGLLRVFSVINIFIYSLCVGLEAVHPYVGQGIWGSSVHMMSGLVGFSGSYRPTKIRLSWVLAFSCLSIMFALIVSGLSWAGYTDCDHYHSEYDPDIDICIKPVSQLALMAVNIVALVFSLASVVVVARPLCCAPHQRQNPSGLPNINVSIIGSPRDTPSLSTGTTTVITSSSIHTFPSHRPEREILARLALFSHRLEEEEDDERPPRYSIAIAEAAEQQAQS; from the exons atgcggCCAGGTAACACTTCGGCAGCTGGAAACTGCCATAGGTCGTTGGGTGCTGGACGCAAGACGGTCAACGTCAAGACGGGCCTACTCCGAGTGTTCTCCGTGATCAACATATTCATTTACTCTCTCTGCGTCGGTTTAGAG GCAGTCCATCCGTACGTTGGCCAGGGCATCTGGGGCTCCAGCGTTCACATGATGTCGGGCTTAGTTGGATTCAGCGGTTCTTACAGGCCCACCAAAATAAG GTTGTCATGGGTGTTGGCCTTCTCCTGTTTGTCCATCATGTTCGCCTTGATCGTCAGCGGTTTATCCTGGGCTGGATACACCGACTGTGACCATTATCATTCTGAATACGACCCTGATATCGACA TTTGCATAAAACCTGTTTCTCAACTGGCTTTAATGGCCGTCAACATTGTGGCCCTCGTCTTCAGCCTCGCGTCcgtcgttgttgttgcacGCCCTTTATGTTGTGCTCCTCATCAACGGCAGAATCCTTCAGGTTTACCTAACATCAATGTCTCTATCATCGGATCGCCAAGAGACACGCCCAGTCTTTCCACAGGGACGACAACGgtg ATTACCTCGTCAAGTATTCATACCTTTCCATCGCACCGGCCGGAGAGGGAGATCCTGGCTAGACTGGCCTTATTTTCTCACCGtctagaagaagaagaagatgatgaacgACCTCCTCGTTATTCTATTGCCATAGCAGAAGCTGCTGAACAGCAAGCGCAAAGCTAA
- the LOC130685867 gene encoding uncharacterized protein LOC130685867 isoform X2: MRPGNTSAAGNCHRSLGAGRKTVNVKTGLLRVFSVINIFIYSLCVGLEAVHPYVGQGIWGSSVHMMSGLVGFSGSYRPTKIRLSWVLAFSCLSIMFALIVSGLSWAGYTDCDHYHSEYDPDIDICIKPVSQLALMAVNIVALVFSLASVVVVARPLCCAPHQRQNPSGLPNINVSIIGSPRDTPSLSTGTTTITSSSIHTFPSHRPEREILARLALFSHRLEEEEDDERPPRYSIAIAEAAEQQAQS; this comes from the exons atgcggCCAGGTAACACTTCGGCAGCTGGAAACTGCCATAGGTCGTTGGGTGCTGGACGCAAGACGGTCAACGTCAAGACGGGCCTACTCCGAGTGTTCTCCGTGATCAACATATTCATTTACTCTCTCTGCGTCGGTTTAGAG GCAGTCCATCCGTACGTTGGCCAGGGCATCTGGGGCTCCAGCGTTCACATGATGTCGGGCTTAGTTGGATTCAGCGGTTCTTACAGGCCCACCAAAATAAG GTTGTCATGGGTGTTGGCCTTCTCCTGTTTGTCCATCATGTTCGCCTTGATCGTCAGCGGTTTATCCTGGGCTGGATACACCGACTGTGACCATTATCATTCTGAATACGACCCTGATATCGACA TTTGCATAAAACCTGTTTCTCAACTGGCTTTAATGGCCGTCAACATTGTGGCCCTCGTCTTCAGCCTCGCGTCcgtcgttgttgttgcacGCCCTTTATGTTGTGCTCCTCATCAACGGCAGAATCCTTCAGGTTTACCTAACATCAATGTCTCTATCATCGGATCGCCAAGAGACACGCCCAGTCTTTCCACAGGGACGACAACG ATTACCTCGTCAAGTATTCATACCTTTCCATCGCACCGGCCGGAGAGGGAGATCCTGGCTAGACTGGCCTTATTTTCTCACCGtctagaagaagaagaagatgatgaacgACCTCCTCGTTATTCTATTGCCATAGCAGAAGCTGCTGAACAGCAAGCGCAAAGCTAA